A window from Mycobacterium saskatchewanense encodes these proteins:
- a CDS encoding PE family protein, with protein MSFVVAVPELVQGAAQDLAGIQDALAEAAASVVGPTTGVVPAAADEVSAAIASMFGSFGQEFQALSSQAQAFHAEFVNLMNAGAGAYLSAEVTNAEQALANAVSAPAQALFGGAASLGSGGAATSAASGGFLGGLLGGSGTSGGALISSLTGGGSGVGGLLTGLTGSSGVGGILASLGSGTGLLGGLTTGATDLGGLLGGLTGGTSGLTGLLGGLTGGGGLLGGLNSLGGNLGSLLSGVPGLSGALSGLENSLTGVVNSLLPGLVNMQVGAGPYFTGLWGPYEALFYNTWTNLQSLGAGWLADPFPFLRQFVANQIGYAQTIGAALQSGNFAPVAAIPGEIAHNFTNVFATLTNTNITSALVVSQLLPPPSLGIQNAVGLPLVFGASVLGPPVAALEAAGSSASAFMAAVQAGNPAGAFAALFDAPAVIANGFLNGQVTFPYALSLSSVTGASGINLGEIADLSVVGNFPLDGLLHPPGYYPVTATLSVPGNAVGPVNVNIGAGTTPFSGLLPFLINYAPQQLAQAIGAPASPPPLLSLPLFTF; from the coding sequence ATGTCGTTTGTCGTCGCGGTGCCGGAGCTGGTTCAAGGCGCGGCACAGGATCTGGCAGGAATACAGGACGCACTCGCCGAGGCTGCGGCCAGCGTCGTCGGCCCCACGACCGGGGTCGTGCCGGCCGCGGCGGACGAGGTATCGGCCGCGATCGCATCGATGTTCGGCAGTTTCGGACAAGAGTTCCAGGCGCTCAGCTCGCAAGCGCAGGCGTTCCACGCCGAATTCGTCAACTTGATGAACGCCGGCGCCGGTGCCTACCTCAGCGCCGAGGTCACCAACGCCGAGCAGGCGCTGGCCAATGCGGTCAGTGCTCCGGCGCAGGCGCTGTTCGGCGGTGCGGCGTCTCTCGGCTCAGGCGGCGCGGCGACCTCGGCCGCCTCGGGCGGCTTCCTCGGGGGACTCCTTGGCGGGAGCGGCACGTCGGGGGGCGCATTGATCAGCAGCCTCACCGGTGGCGGAAGCGGTGTCGGTGGCCTCCTCACGGGCCTCACCGGAAGCAGCGGCGTCGGCGGCATTCTGGCCAGCCTGGGTTCCGGCACCGGGCTCCTCGGGGGTCTGACCACTGGCGCGACTGATCTCGGTGGCCTCCTCGGCGGTCTGACCGGCGGAACGAGCGGCCTGACCGGGCTTCTCGGGGGTCTGACCGGGGGCGGTGGGCTACTTGGCGGCCTGAACTCGCTCGGAGGCAACCTGGGCTCGCTCCTCTCCGGCGTGCCCGGCCTGTCCGGCGCTCTTTCGGGGCTTGAGAATTCGCTGACGGGCGTGGTGAATTCGCTGCTTCCGGGTCTGGTCAACATGCAAGTCGGCGCGGGCCCGTACTTCACCGGTTTGTGGGGGCCGTACGAAGCGCTCTTCTACAACACCTGGACCAACCTGCAGAGCCTCGGCGCCGGTTGGTTGGCCGATCCCTTCCCGTTCCTGCGCCAGTTCGTCGCCAACCAAATCGGCTATGCGCAGACAATCGGGGCCGCCCTGCAATCGGGTAACTTCGCACCCGTCGCCGCGATACCCGGTGAAATTGCGCACAACTTCACCAATGTCTTTGCGACGCTCACCAATACGAACATCACGTCCGCACTGGTCGTGTCACAGCTGCTCCCCCCGCCGAGTCTGGGTATCCAGAACGCGGTCGGGCTGCCCCTGGTCTTCGGTGCGAGCGTACTGGGCCCCCCGGTCGCGGCCCTCGAGGCGGCGGGTTCCAGCGCGTCCGCATTCATGGCGGCGGTACAGGCCGGCAACCCCGCGGGCGCCTTTGCCGCCCTGTTCGACGCGCCCGCCGTCATCGCCAACGGTTTCCTCAACGGCCAGGTGACCTTCCCCTACGCCCTGAGCCTGTCAAGTGTGACCGGAGCGTCAGGGATCAACCTCGGTGAGATAGCGGACCTCAGTGTGGTCGGCAACTTCCCGCTCGACGGCTTGCTGCATCCGCCGGGCTACTACCCGGTGACCGCCACGCTGTCGGTGCCCGGCAATGCCGTCGGCCCCGTCAACGTGAACATCGGGGCGGGCACGACGCCGTTCAGCGGCCTCCTGCCCTTCCTCATCAACTACGCGCCGCAACAGCTGGCCCAGGCCATCGGCGCCCCCGCGTCGCCGCCGCCCCTGCTTTCACTGCCGCTCTTCACCTTCTAG